The following coding sequences are from one Desulfosporosinus orientis DSM 765 window:
- the xseB gene encoding exodeoxyribonuclease VII small subunit, whose amino-acid sequence MSIEIWDDNLFNQESEKISQNTTTEQEPKSLESGLENLEIIVKTLEQKDLPLEKALSLFKQGVGLVQYCSKVLDQAEKQMEILLEDPDGQLQIKPARFDVEG is encoded by the coding sequence ATGAGCATAGAAATTTGGGATGATAATCTCTTTAATCAGGAAAGCGAAAAAATAAGTCAGAACACAACCACTGAGCAAGAACCGAAATCTTTAGAATCGGGACTTGAAAATTTGGAAATAATCGTAAAGACCCTAGAACAAAAAGATCTTCCTTTGGAAAAGGCCTTAAGCCTGTTTAAGCAGGGGGTCGGGCTTGTTCAGTATTGTTCAAAGGTATTAGATCAAGCAGAAAAACAGATGGAAATTTTACTTGAAGATCCGGACGGACAACTGCAGATCAAGCCTGCAAGATTTGATGTGGAAGGATGA
- the xseA gene encoding exodeoxyribonuclease VII large subunit, which yields MPKIWTVSELVGKIGQVVQEHGELQNCWISGELSNFKHHRASGHWYFTLKDESASLKGVMFKSRSERVRFNPSDGLKVLIRGNIRMYERDGTIQLYGEEMEPSGLGQLYLAFEQLKRKLAEEGLFDPLRKKSIPRLPRRIGIVTSPTGAAIRDIINIIHRRNPRVSWILAPAAVQGEAAPHEVAQAISRLNRYGKVDVIIVGRGGGSLEELWAFNTDIVARAISASMIPVISAVGHETDVTISDYVADLRAPTPSAAAELAVPILLDLQLQVNQLSVRLQSAMSDLIDWKRQYLEGFANRGPLKDPFWRIDQSRQRLDSLQTRLQEGMTRFVIDKNGILNLLAAKLDLLSPLTILGRGYSLTYLEDGTLLRSANNTEVGEQVRVRLGEGSLRCQVLEKGI from the coding sequence GTGCCGAAAATATGGACAGTTTCGGAGTTGGTAGGCAAAATTGGTCAAGTTGTGCAAGAACATGGAGAGTTGCAAAACTGTTGGATCAGTGGTGAACTTTCCAACTTTAAACATCACCGTGCCTCCGGGCACTGGTACTTTACTCTTAAAGATGAGTCAGCAAGCCTCAAAGGGGTTATGTTTAAAAGTAGATCAGAACGAGTCCGGTTTAATCCTTCGGATGGTTTAAAAGTCCTGATTCGTGGTAATATTCGTATGTACGAGCGTGATGGAACCATTCAGCTCTATGGAGAAGAAATGGAACCCAGCGGTTTGGGGCAATTGTATTTGGCCTTTGAACAATTAAAAAGAAAACTGGCCGAAGAGGGGTTATTTGATCCCTTACGCAAAAAGAGCATCCCTCGGCTACCCAGGCGAATAGGCATTGTAACCAGTCCGACGGGAGCAGCCATCCGAGATATCATCAATATTATCCATCGCCGCAACCCGAGGGTGTCCTGGATATTGGCGCCAGCAGCTGTTCAAGGTGAAGCCGCTCCACATGAAGTGGCACAGGCCATCTCCCGGCTTAATCGCTACGGAAAAGTAGATGTAATTATCGTTGGGCGCGGCGGAGGTTCCTTAGAAGAACTATGGGCTTTCAATACTGATATTGTAGCTCGAGCAATCTCAGCATCCATGATTCCGGTGATCTCAGCTGTTGGTCATGAAACAGATGTGACTATTTCAGATTATGTTGCAGATCTTCGAGCCCCTACCCCCTCAGCGGCTGCTGAACTTGCCGTACCCATCCTTTTAGATCTGCAGCTGCAAGTAAACCAGCTTAGTGTTCGACTCCAGAGTGCTATGTCAGATTTGATTGACTGGAAACGACAGTATCTTGAAGGATTTGCGAACAGGGGACCTCTTAAAGATCCCTTTTGGCGTATTGATCAGAGCCGTCAGCGCCTGGATAGCCTACAAACCCGCCTTCAAGAGGGGATGACTAGATTTGTAATTGATAAAAATGGTATACTAAATTTATTGGCTGCAAAGCTGGATTTGTTAAGCCCTTTGACTATTTTAGGAAGGGGATACTCACTCACATATTTAGAGGACGGTACTTTACTTCGCTCTGCTAATAATACCGAGGTTGGCGAACAAGTGCGTGTACGTCTAGGAGAAGGAAGTTTGCGCTGTCAAGTATTGGAGAAGGGGATTTAG
- a CDS encoding polyprenyl synthetase family protein — MFKDTFQRYINMVEQTLDQLPWKQNLINESMRYSLIGGGKRIRPVLALASAETVGGKPEAILQAAVALELIHTYSLIHDDLPAMDNDDYRRGRLSNHKVFGEAQAILAGDALLTYAFELLGNLDHAQPERLLRVITEVAMAAGKDGMVGGQVLDLAGEGRDLTLNEIEEIHKAKTGAILTVSARLGGILGGGSEDEIDALTEYAQSLGLAFQIKDDILDIVGDSETLGKPAGSDLRQGKSTYVSLLGLEGASKQLHDQIIKAQAALEPFADKGLFLKELAFYIEERKH; from the coding sequence GTGTTTAAGGATACCTTTCAGCGTTATATCAACATGGTTGAACAAACCCTGGATCAGCTGCCTTGGAAACAGAACTTGATTAATGAAAGTATGCGTTATTCTTTAATCGGAGGCGGAAAACGAATACGTCCGGTGCTGGCTTTAGCTTCTGCTGAAACCGTCGGTGGGAAGCCGGAAGCTATTTTACAGGCAGCTGTGGCTTTGGAACTTATTCATACATACTCATTAATCCATGATGATTTGCCCGCTATGGATAACGATGATTATCGCAGAGGCAGACTATCTAATCACAAGGTATTTGGTGAGGCTCAGGCTATTTTAGCTGGTGACGCTCTGCTAACCTATGCCTTTGAACTGCTTGGCAATCTAGATCATGCTCAGCCTGAAAGGTTATTGCGAGTTATAACTGAGGTGGCAATGGCAGCGGGAAAAGACGGAATGGTTGGGGGGCAGGTGCTGGATCTGGCTGGGGAAGGCAGAGACCTGACTTTAAATGAAATCGAAGAAATTCATAAAGCAAAAACAGGGGCCATACTCACAGTTTCAGCTCGTCTTGGCGGAATTCTGGGTGGGGGCAGTGAGGATGAAATCGATGCCCTGACAGAATATGCCCAGTCTTTAGGCTTAGCTTTTCAAATCAAAGATGACATTTTAGATATTGTGGGGGACAGCGAAACTCTTGGCAAACCAGCCGGAAGTGACCTTCGGCAGGGTAAGTCAACCTATGTTTCTTTGCTGGGCTTAGAGGGCGCCTCCAAACAATTGCATGACCAGATTATCAAAGCACAGGCTGCCTTAGAGCCCTTCGCTGACAAAGGTTTATTTCTCAAGGAGTTAGCCTTCTACATTGAAGAACGTAAGCATTAA
- a CDS encoding divergent PAP2 family protein, with amino-acid sequence MPIIPGIFHNTILNSALVAWFCAQFLKLIINLCLIRKFDIHLMVSSGGFPSSHSAIVSALSLGIGRYYGWDSPMFAAAAVFSMIVLYDAAGVRRAAGKQAEVLNQLVERLYHGPDLTQERLKELIGHTPLEVFGGVMVGIVVGLLV; translated from the coding sequence ATGCCGATAATACCAGGAATTTTCCATAATACAATTCTCAATTCAGCTTTAGTTGCCTGGTTTTGTGCTCAATTTTTAAAATTGATTATTAATCTTTGTTTGATACGGAAATTTGATATTCACCTTATGGTAAGCTCAGGGGGGTTTCCAAGTTCTCATTCGGCAATTGTGAGTGCTTTATCGTTGGGGATCGGCAGATACTATGGGTGGGATTCCCCAATGTTTGCAGCAGCGGCTGTTTTTAGTATGATTGTTTTGTATGATGCAGCTGGAGTACGGCGGGCCGCAGGGAAACAAGCAGAGGTTCTTAATCAACTGGTGGAGCGTTTATATCATGGTCCTGATCTTACTCAAGAGCGTTTAAAAGAACTCATCGGACATACTCCCCTTGAAGTTTTTGGGGGAGTGATGGTTGGAATCGTTGTAGGACTTCTTGTTTAA
- a CDS encoding cyclodeaminase/cyclohydrolase family protein, with product MDMNKIWEWTTDEFLNVSASSSPTPGGGSVSAYVGALAASMTCMVANLTVGKEKYKDVEPQVKEILAEAEAVLGMLKEGLSQDIAEFSNFMDVLKLPKSTDEEKAVRAEKMQEVLVSATNTPLGISQNCFRVLQLAQKLAPIGNKGAISDVGVSAYLAESALKSAMLSVDINLPGIKDTAYQEKVKAERTRLFEEAAAICADTVAVVQSRM from the coding sequence ATGGATATGAACAAGATTTGGGAGTGGACTACTGACGAATTTTTGAATGTTTCGGCCAGCTCTTCGCCGACACCCGGTGGCGGAAGTGTATCTGCTTATGTTGGCGCACTGGCGGCTTCCATGACTTGTATGGTTGCCAATCTTACAGTAGGTAAGGAAAAGTATAAAGATGTTGAACCTCAAGTCAAAGAAATCTTGGCTGAAGCAGAAGCTGTTTTAGGCATGCTCAAAGAGGGATTAAGTCAAGATATAGCTGAGTTCTCTAATTTTATGGATGTTCTTAAACTGCCTAAGAGCACTGATGAGGAAAAAGCTGTACGAGCTGAAAAAATGCAGGAAGTCTTGGTATCGGCTACCAACACTCCCCTTGGGATTTCCCAAAACTGCTTTAGAGTTTTGCAGTTAGCTCAAAAGCTGGCTCCCATCGGCAACAAAGGTGCTATTAGTGATGTTGGTGTATCCGCATACTTGGCAGAGAGTGCCTTGAAATCAGCGATGCTAAGCGTGGATATCAATTTACCTGGAATTAAAGACACGGCTTATCAGGAGAAAGTTAAGGCAGAACGAACTCGACTTTTCGAAGAAGCTGCAGCTATTTGTGCTGATACAGTAGCAGTCGTGCAAAGCAGAATGTAA